The proteins below are encoded in one region of Paenisporosarcina cavernae:
- the dapD gene encoding 2,3,4,5-tetrahydropyridine-2,6-dicarboxylate N-acetyltransferase, which produces MDAYEIISYIQHAKKSTPVKVYVKGEQLETLTFGEGTKVFGEGKSLVLFGEWGTIQEALERQTAHIEDVVVENDRRNSAIPLLDLKGIESRIEPGAFIRDQVEIGRNCIIMMGAVINIGAEIGDGTMIDMGAILGGRATVGKNCHIGAGAVLAGVIEPPSATPVIVEDDVLIGANAVVLEGVRIGKGSVVAAGAVVTKDVPPMTVVAGTPAKVIKEIDEKTKSKTEIMHELRQL; this is translated from the coding sequence ATGGATGCTTACGAAATTATTTCATACATACAACATGCAAAAAAATCGACTCCGGTGAAGGTATATGTCAAAGGCGAACAACTAGAGACGTTAACGTTCGGAGAGGGAACAAAAGTATTTGGAGAAGGGAAATCCCTTGTTTTATTTGGTGAATGGGGAACGATTCAAGAGGCGTTAGAAAGACAAACTGCTCATATTGAAGATGTTGTCGTAGAAAATGACCGTCGAAATTCGGCAATTCCTTTGTTGGATTTAAAAGGTATCGAATCGCGCATTGAACCTGGTGCATTTATTCGCGATCAAGTAGAAATAGGGAGAAATTGCATCATTATGATGGGTGCAGTGATTAACATTGGTGCGGAAATCGGAGACGGCACGATGATCGATATGGGTGCTATTTTAGGCGGTCGCGCTACTGTCGGAAAGAATTGCCATATTGGCGCAGGCGCAGTATTAGCAGGTGTCATTGAACCACCTTCCGCTACACCTGTTATCGTAGAAGATGATGTCTTAATTGGCGCAAATGCAGTCGTGTTAGAAGGTGTTCGAATCGGTAAGGGTTCGGTTGTCGCTGCTGGTGCTGTCGTGACAAAAGATGTTCCACCAATGACTGTCGTAGCTGGGACACCTGCTAAAGTTATCAAAGAAATAGATGAGAAAACAAAATCGAAGACGGAAATTATGCACGAACTTCGTCAATTATAG
- a CDS encoding N-acetyldiaminopimelate deacetylase, with translation MTSFIDIRRALHQIPEIGFQEKKTQQFLLEFLESLPQERLTIHPWETGIFVRLEGYVGEKTLAWRTDIDALPLEELTELEFASLHPGAMHACGHDLHMAIALGVLQQLVEHPIAHHVIFLFQPAEEGPGGAEPMLTNWKAQLKDWMPDAIYACHIAPELPVGVVSTKSGTLFANTSELFFELTGKEGHAAFPHHSKDMTIAAASLLLQLQTIVSRNTDPLESAVVTIGSMKSGTANNIISGFARLEGTIRTFSSNVMAHTKSRIEAIARGIEVAFDCEVKVLYGSAYVEVKNDSSEYERFRTFAESYNDVTYHEAKEAMTGEDFGFFQTAIPGLMFWTGVDSEYGLHHPKLNPKEETIPLMIQFIRDFFHQYE, from the coding sequence ATGACATCCTTTATTGACATAAGACGAGCACTTCATCAAATTCCAGAAATAGGTTTTCAAGAAAAAAAGACGCAACAGTTTTTGTTAGAGTTTTTAGAATCATTGCCGCAAGAACGTTTAACGATTCATCCATGGGAAACTGGCATTTTCGTCCGTTTGGAAGGATATGTTGGCGAGAAAACGCTTGCTTGGAGAACGGACATTGATGCACTGCCATTGGAAGAGTTAACTGAATTAGAATTTGCGTCCCTTCATCCTGGCGCTATGCATGCATGTGGGCACGATTTACATATGGCAATCGCTTTGGGGGTTCTTCAACAGCTTGTGGAACATCCTATTGCTCATCATGTAATCTTTCTTTTTCAACCTGCAGAAGAAGGTCCAGGCGGTGCTGAACCGATGTTAACCAATTGGAAAGCACAGTTGAAAGATTGGATGCCGGATGCCATTTATGCGTGCCATATCGCACCTGAACTGCCAGTTGGCGTCGTATCAACGAAATCTGGAACATTATTTGCCAATACATCTGAATTGTTTTTCGAGTTAACGGGGAAAGAAGGGCATGCCGCATTTCCTCACCATTCAAAAGACATGACGATTGCAGCCGCTTCTTTACTTCTCCAGCTTCAAACGATTGTTAGTCGTAATACCGATCCGCTAGAGTCTGCTGTCGTAACAATAGGCTCTATGAAATCGGGAACTGCAAATAATATCATCTCTGGATTTGCCCGGCTAGAAGGGACCATTCGTACTTTTTCCTCGAACGTCATGGCGCACACGAAATCACGAATTGAAGCTATTGCAAGAGGGATTGAAGTAGCGTTTGATTGCGAAGTAAAGGTCCTATATGGTTCAGCTTATGTAGAAGTGAAAAACGACAGTAGCGAGTATGAACGATTTCGTACGTTTGCAGAATCTTACAATGACGTAACGTATCATGAAGCGAAGGAAGCGATGACCGGAGAGGACTTTGGATTTTTCCAAACAGCCATTCCGGGACTCATGTTTTGGACAGGAGTCGATTCAGAGTATGGTTTACATCATCCTAAATTGAATCCAAAGGAAGAAACTATTCCGCTGATGATTCAATTTATCCGTGATTTTTTCCATCAATATGAATAA
- a CDS encoding DUF7408 domain-containing protein: MKMIHMFKGMIAALLILFLLPANAVFAAPKLSVQAEAGFQNATKYNSGVPLVVTVKNDGDAFTGDFVIDAPEGYGIGSAKAVPFSIGANETKTIQVSLGGLNGDYGYNGTQNQMFYFYEGGWESGDEIPYTGKKSVTPQTFGPESTFIFTLTSSADRLAALSTVKKPMSGDSKVFHLAQMKNRSLPDSASSYAMGDVMVIDEYVVADEEEAVQQAILDWVHAGGVLLVGASNNVKAEVGMLGDMLPLSMTSTQKTLNKTVIEKLAKGTEFKADLPYFASTLTNGSSALLTSDTDTVIGLKQVGKGAIIQTAFSLGDEPFSKEGQAATKVYTTLLASSGLFQSNNGYMQNAKENLSYELGEMNELFPSFQLSTGVMIGLVILYILLIGPVLYILLRWKDKREHAWWIIPIVSVVISLMIFMYGAKDRLVKPQIQQLSFYEVLPDQSLSGYYVNTLLSNKSGNFTFEAEQGTSMVHSKRNSLFGGQGNNQLTSIIEDGENTDTLTLRNVGYWSVNTVLGETTIPKQGQFVTDIKVQDKKVTGTIKNEFPFNLYDVSVWSGAKLWNVGDLKAGETATVDLTIKTSSLAPSSPPSYNMGYAPVKNAADLPKERLNRAINTAANYRQRDAAPSIVGYTKDAIVPVSLNNGNAEIDAINVVYQPFKPTTIFTGEVTLPANLLSVSLSPENDSVGYMNKIGTDNYEWSLMTGSYIYEVKVPTSISLPSMTWSEISIANTDINSMTLEIWNTKTEAYEEVKSGRVTIAENAGQYISTEGTLRFRIAKNGDNGNDYTRLPEVRLKGDVSK; encoded by the coding sequence ATGAAAATGATACATATGTTTAAAGGAATGATAGCGGCACTACTTATTCTCTTTTTATTGCCAGCAAATGCAGTTTTTGCTGCGCCGAAGCTATCGGTGCAAGCGGAAGCTGGATTTCAAAATGCGACGAAATACAATTCGGGTGTTCCACTCGTTGTGACAGTTAAAAATGATGGTGACGCATTTACCGGAGATTTTGTCATTGATGCACCAGAAGGATATGGCATTGGTTCTGCCAAAGCTGTTCCTTTTTCCATTGGAGCGAATGAAACAAAAACGATTCAAGTTTCACTTGGTGGATTAAATGGAGATTACGGATATAATGGCACGCAAAATCAGATGTTCTACTTCTATGAAGGTGGCTGGGAATCGGGCGATGAGATTCCGTACACAGGGAAAAAATCTGTCACTCCTCAAACATTTGGACCTGAATCGACGTTTATATTTACCCTCACGTCGAGTGCCGATCGATTAGCTGCGTTATCAACAGTGAAAAAACCAATGTCTGGTGACTCTAAAGTTTTTCATCTTGCCCAAATGAAAAATCGCTCATTACCTGACTCAGCTTCTTCCTATGCAATGGGTGACGTCATGGTAATCGATGAATATGTGGTAGCTGATGAAGAAGAAGCTGTACAACAAGCGATTCTCGACTGGGTGCATGCTGGTGGAGTGTTGTTAGTTGGGGCGAGTAATAATGTAAAAGCGGAAGTAGGAATGCTAGGCGACATGCTGCCACTTTCGATGACTTCTACTCAGAAAACACTTAACAAGACAGTGATCGAGAAGCTCGCGAAAGGTACAGAATTTAAAGCCGATTTGCCATATTTTGCTTCCACACTAACAAATGGATCGAGCGCTTTATTAACAAGTGATACTGATACAGTGATCGGATTGAAGCAAGTAGGAAAAGGTGCCATTATCCAAACCGCATTTTCTTTAGGAGATGAACCTTTTTCAAAAGAAGGGCAAGCGGCAACAAAAGTGTATACAACGTTACTTGCAAGCAGTGGACTTTTTCAATCGAACAATGGATACATGCAAAACGCGAAAGAGAATTTATCGTATGAATTAGGGGAGATGAATGAGTTATTCCCTTCTTTCCAACTTTCTACAGGCGTCATGATTGGGCTAGTTATTTTATATATTTTGCTTATTGGACCGGTCTTGTACATTTTGTTGCGCTGGAAAGATAAACGAGAGCATGCCTGGTGGATCATTCCTATTGTTTCTGTTGTGATTTCGTTGATGATCTTTATGTACGGTGCAAAGGATCGCCTTGTCAAACCACAAATTCAACAACTTAGTTTTTATGAAGTGCTGCCGGATCAATCGTTATCTGGTTATTACGTCAACACGTTATTGTCGAATAAAAGCGGGAATTTTACGTTCGAGGCAGAACAAGGAACGTCGATGGTTCATTCAAAACGAAATTCACTTTTTGGTGGTCAAGGAAATAACCAGCTGACTTCCATTATCGAAGATGGAGAGAATACAGATACGTTAACACTTCGAAATGTCGGCTATTGGTCTGTAAACACAGTGCTAGGAGAGACAACTATACCTAAACAAGGACAATTTGTTACAGATATTAAAGTGCAGGATAAAAAAGTGACGGGAACAATTAAAAATGAATTCCCTTTCAACTTATATGATGTTTCTGTTTGGTCAGGTGCAAAATTATGGAATGTGGGAGATTTGAAAGCAGGCGAAACTGCAACGGTTGATCTAACGATTAAAACATCGTCATTAGCGCCAAGCTCACCTCCGAGCTATAACATGGGATATGCACCTGTGAAAAATGCAGCGGATCTTCCGAAAGAGCGATTAAATCGTGCGATTAATACAGCGGCTAATTATCGACAACGAGATGCAGCTCCATCAATCGTAGGATACACAAAAGATGCAATTGTACCAGTGTCATTAAACAATGGGAATGCAGAAATTGATGCGATTAACGTCGTATATCAACCTTTCAAACCAACTACTATTTTTACGGGTGAAGTAACACTTCCGGCTAATTTGTTGTCCGTTTCCTTAAGTCCTGAAAATGATTCTGTCGGTTACATGAATAAGATTGGGACAGACAACTATGAGTGGTCATTAATGACAGGCTCGTATATATATGAAGTGAAGGTACCAACTAGTATTTCTTTACCAAGCATGACATGGTCGGAAATTTCCATTGCGAATACGGATATTAACTCCATGACTCTTGAAATTTGGAATACGAAAACAGAAGCGTATGAAGAAGTGAAAAGCGGACGTGTCACCATTGCTGAGAATGCTGGACAGTATATTTCAACAGAAGGAACATTGCGCTTTCGAATCGCTAAAAATGGAGACAATGGAAATGATTATACTCGTCTTCCAGAAGTTCGTTTGAAAGGGGACGTATCGAAATGA
- a CDS encoding ABC transporter ATP-binding protein: MIEIKGLSKKYGSFYALNDLNLTLQEGTVFGFVGANGAGKSTTFSILATLLAPTSGDAWIDGISVRNEPKKIRELIGYMPDFFGVYDQLKADEYLDFYGASYGIPASKRKQLIPELLELVNLTHKRYEYVDLLSRGMKQRLCLARSLIHDPKVLILDEPASGLDPRARVEMREILRELKGMGKTILISSHILPELAEMCDEIGVIDNGKLIAHGSVEDIQLQLSGERVINIRVKGLTSIAVSQLEEDPFVTNIVDHEEKHSVSFTYRGTEDDQIRLLGRLVQAGVPIVSFSDQETDLEDVFMEITKGVEIG; this comes from the coding sequence ATGATTGAAATAAAAGGACTATCCAAAAAATACGGATCATTTTATGCCTTAAATGATTTAAATTTAACCCTACAAGAAGGGACAGTGTTTGGGTTCGTCGGTGCCAATGGTGCTGGAAAATCAACCACTTTTTCGATTTTAGCGACACTTCTAGCCCCTACTTCTGGAGATGCATGGATTGATGGAATTAGTGTTCGAAATGAACCAAAGAAAATCCGAGAACTAATCGGTTACATGCCTGATTTTTTCGGAGTGTATGATCAGCTAAAAGCAGATGAATATTTAGATTTTTACGGTGCATCTTATGGAATTCCAGCGAGTAAACGAAAACAGTTAATACCTGAATTACTTGAACTCGTAAACCTGACACATAAGCGATACGAATATGTCGATCTTTTATCTCGCGGTATGAAACAGCGCCTTTGCTTAGCTAGGTCACTGATTCACGATCCAAAAGTGTTAATACTAGATGAACCTGCATCAGGACTTGACCCACGGGCACGAGTAGAGATGCGGGAAATTCTACGGGAATTAAAAGGGATGGGGAAAACCATTCTCATTTCCTCTCACATCCTTCCTGAATTAGCGGAAATGTGTGACGAAATTGGTGTGATCGATAATGGTAAACTGATTGCTCATGGATCGGTAGAAGATATCCAACTTCAATTAAGTGGAGAAAGAGTGATTAACATACGTGTAAAAGGGTTAACCTCTATCGCGGTATCTCAACTAGAAGAAGATCCTTTCGTTACCAACATCGTGGATCACGAGGAAAAACATTCTGTCTCCTTCACGTATCGCGGTACGGAAGATGACCAAATACGGTTACTCGGTCGACTAGTTCAAGCCGGAGTTCCTATTGTGTCCTTCTCTGATCAAGAAACTGATTTAGAAGATGTCTTTATGGAAATTACGAAAGGAGTGGAAATTGGATGA
- a CDS encoding ABC transporter permease: MKELLLSPVLVKEWKLRFRNMKSFIGIVFYLIAMSIFVFGFIFLNTQFTGSGFFSPDQSFILFSVLTFIQLGLIVFITPGLTAGTISTEREKQTLNILLTTSQSSGQIIGGKLSSSISFLLLILVAGLPIYSLVFLFGGISPSQLGLIFIYFFVTMLAIGSIGVFFSTVTRKTIVSMISTYGAMIFFVGITAFFFLLSIQMNQMTGVPTTKPLPIAHFWASINPGITIFTLLNPVMEAQMKDMTRIDFPLRYGFLLFYLVLTVVMVFLSIVNLRVRAKKSK, encoded by the coding sequence ATGAAAGAATTACTCTTAAGTCCTGTATTAGTAAAAGAATGGAAGCTCCGTTTTCGTAATATGAAAAGCTTTATTGGGATTGTTTTTTACTTAATTGCCATGAGCATCTTTGTATTTGGCTTCATCTTTTTAAATACGCAATTTACCGGTTCAGGCTTTTTTAGCCCAGATCAAAGCTTTATCTTATTCTCTGTTTTAACGTTTATACAACTCGGATTAATTGTTTTTATCACACCAGGACTAACAGCAGGAACCATTAGTACAGAACGTGAGAAACAGACGTTAAATATTTTATTAACTACTTCCCAAAGCTCTGGTCAGATTATTGGTGGAAAATTAAGTTCTTCAATTTCTTTTCTACTTTTAATCTTAGTGGCTGGTTTGCCAATTTATAGTTTAGTTTTCTTATTTGGTGGAATTTCCCCAAGCCAGCTCGGGCTGATTTTTATCTACTTTTTTGTCACGATGTTAGCAATCGGGAGCATCGGAGTTTTCTTCTCGACTGTGACAAGAAAGACAATTGTTTCGATGATTTCAACCTACGGGGCAATGATTTTCTTTGTAGGTATAACAGCATTTTTCTTTTTATTGTCTATTCAAATGAATCAAATGACGGGAGTTCCGACTACTAAACCGCTTCCAATTGCCCATTTTTGGGCAAGTATTAATCCTGGAATTACGATTTTCACGCTATTAAATCCAGTGATGGAAGCGCAAATGAAGGATATGACACGCATTGACTTCCCACTGCGATATGGATTCCTTCTTTTTTACTTAGTATTAACAGTCGTGATGGTATTTCTATCCATCGTAAATTTACGCGTTCGGGCAAAAAAATCGAAATAA
- a CDS encoding AAA family ATPase, producing the protein MKFTPEEYAQMSETLQTVKKEISQFIVGQTDAINYSLYAILADGHALLEGLPGLGKTMLIRTISDVLSLSFSRIQFTPDMMPSDITGTNMIERDDAGKQSFVFKEGPIFHQMVLADEINRATPKTQSALLEAMGEKTVTVLGDTKRMSKPFFVLATQNPIEMEGTYPLPEAQLDRFLCKIAIDYPTKEELKMIMERTTGSLDISLSSKMDAEQLVLAQQMVKHIMIADEMIDFAIDLVMSTQPSNSSSELVKQYVAYGSGPRGLQSIIRLAKARAFMEGRYHVSIADIRSVAVPALRHRILLNYEGEAEGYTADRLLEQLVESQKQGLSV; encoded by the coding sequence ATGAAGTTTACCCCAGAAGAGTACGCACAAATGAGCGAAACGCTACAAACAGTAAAAAAGGAAATCAGTCAATTTATCGTTGGTCAAACGGATGCGATTAATTATAGTCTATATGCCATTTTGGCTGATGGTCATGCATTGTTAGAGGGGTTACCAGGTTTAGGGAAGACGATGCTAATTCGCACTATCTCGGATGTACTTTCCTTATCCTTTTCTCGAATTCAATTCACTCCAGATATGATGCCTTCTGATATTACTGGGACGAATATGATTGAACGGGATGACGCTGGAAAACAATCGTTTGTATTTAAAGAAGGCCCAATCTTTCATCAAATGGTTCTAGCGGATGAAATAAATCGTGCGACACCAAAAACACAGAGTGCATTGCTTGAAGCAATGGGGGAGAAAACGGTGACAGTGTTAGGCGATACGAAACGAATGAGTAAACCATTTTTTGTTCTTGCCACGCAAAACCCCATTGAAATGGAAGGTACTTATCCGTTGCCAGAGGCACAATTAGACCGGTTTCTTTGTAAGATAGCGATTGACTATCCAACAAAAGAAGAACTTAAAATGATTATGGAACGAACAACTGGTTCGTTAGATATTTCGCTTTCAAGTAAGATGGACGCGGAACAATTAGTTTTAGCTCAACAAATGGTCAAGCATATTATGATTGCAGATGAAATGATTGATTTTGCTATCGATCTTGTCATGTCCACTCAACCTTCCAATTCATCTTCAGAACTTGTTAAGCAATATGTAGCTTATGGCAGTGGTCCAAGGGGATTACAAAGTATTATTCGTTTAGCAAAAGCTCGCGCCTTTATGGAAGGTAGATATCACGTATCGATTGCTGACATTCGGTCCGTTGCAGTTCCTGCTTTACGTCATCGAATTTTATTGAATTATGAAGGAGAAGCAGAGGGTTATACAGCAGATCGGTTACTTGAACAGTTAGTAGAATCCCAAAAACAAGGACTATCTGTATGA
- a CDS encoding DUF58 domain-containing protein, with protein MTGPSLLPKEMSAKLSRLKIVSKSSTRGAHKGSHRSNRFGSSLDFSDYRVYHPGDDVRQIDWNVFARTEKHFIKRFLDEQEMSVHILLDATKSMNEEKKWLVARQLTSAIGQIVLAKDDTLSFHQSSEDSAYFRKKGRVFQSQYAHHLEKLHTASSDRTFTTSLHLAPLRSKTILYCITDGLESLDQWEIFLKNTARVSRDIRVLFIHAKEDIVPLVNGDVEFISREEEASVNVTILKDTMIQYTNSREAHFQALESLLRKHGASFLHVSSEESIHHILFTQLIRANWLV; from the coding sequence ATGACGGGTCCTTCATTGCTACCAAAAGAAATGTCAGCAAAACTTTCCAGACTGAAAATTGTGTCGAAATCTTCTACTCGAGGAGCACATAAAGGAAGTCACCGTTCGAATCGTTTTGGTTCATCGCTCGATTTCTCGGATTACCGCGTCTACCACCCAGGGGATGATGTCCGGCAAATTGATTGGAATGTTTTTGCAAGAACCGAAAAGCATTTCATCAAGCGATTTCTTGACGAGCAAGAAATGAGTGTTCATATCCTTTTAGACGCAACCAAATCGATGAATGAAGAAAAGAAATGGTTAGTAGCGCGACAACTTACAAGTGCCATTGGTCAAATTGTGTTAGCAAAAGATGACACTTTGTCCTTCCATCAGTCATCCGAAGATTCGGCGTATTTTCGTAAAAAAGGGAGAGTATTTCAGTCCCAGTATGCACATCATCTGGAAAAGTTGCATACTGCTTCATCAGACCGAACATTTACAACGAGTCTTCATCTTGCACCACTCCGTTCGAAAACGATTTTGTATTGCATTACGGATGGACTAGAAAGTCTTGATCAATGGGAAATATTCTTAAAAAACACTGCCCGAGTTTCACGAGATATACGAGTGCTATTTATCCATGCAAAAGAAGATATTGTTCCATTAGTGAATGGAGATGTAGAGTTCATTTCACGGGAAGAGGAAGCAAGTGTGAACGTCACCATATTGAAGGATACGATGATACAGTATACCAATTCACGTGAAGCACATTTTCAGGCACTTGAAAGTTTATTACGAAAACATGGAGCATCGTTTCTTCATGTATCAAGTGAGGAGTCCATTCATCACATCCTTTTTACACAATTAATCCGAGCGAACTGGCTCGTTTAA
- a CDS encoding vWA domain-containing protein — protein sequence MIFGNFAALAALVFPLTVLLYYFFRKKYVPFVTSSTMFWQTNRQETKVSPFLQNLQRNLLFYLQIIALLLFVFVLLQPAIKKKEIAGEQVVWVVDTSATMLAELDGQTLLDRSKEEMAREVKLLGDKPLTIITTGKEPTIVLQNETNSSKMEQTIESISASYGNESWETTLNVATNLVATKQASIYVFTDSLDRDLLPARENIEWHVQANTKQLANVSLDKFVASTKNDQITAVAKIVNDSDEEVSGNFLLRNGENDQILLRESFTIAPHDAAQVVVETPKQVAVLEGVVDVKDDYPVDNQMTTILEASTSEIVVDADLHTLLTKGLEAIGKYPISKTKDSLYTNAEKQVIMTNDEGMLQQSSLPGVLIGRTDQERIEVEGEIETTNSSLFAFADFSDVYVASIYPSFEGFNTLATIDGHPFIQQSPRGDVIVLTDIDQTDWALHPSFPLFLWNMTNELSLANQSLGIFQPNEKRSVSIEKQSSDLELFTWGNELLATIPEGSAFQAPAKPGVYRVVTANDEKTFTVLLPASEKTITTGRTFVQGSVKESTKAVTTSNSFLMAIVLLLVLLMALEWEVQRRRGFTT from the coding sequence ATGATTTTTGGAAATTTCGCTGCTTTAGCAGCTCTTGTTTTCCCGCTAACGGTATTACTTTATTACTTTTTCCGAAAAAAATATGTCCCGTTTGTCACTTCAAGTACGATGTTTTGGCAAACGAATCGACAGGAAACAAAAGTATCTCCTTTTTTACAAAATTTACAGCGGAATCTTCTCTTTTATTTACAAATCATTGCCTTACTGTTGTTTGTATTTGTGCTGCTTCAGCCAGCAATTAAAAAGAAAGAGATAGCAGGTGAACAAGTCGTGTGGGTAGTCGATACGTCAGCAACCATGCTCGCAGAACTGGATGGGCAGACGTTATTGGATCGTTCGAAAGAGGAAATGGCAAGAGAAGTGAAGTTGCTTGGAGATAAGCCTCTAACTATTATTACCACAGGTAAAGAACCGACAATCGTTCTTCAAAATGAAACGAATTCCAGCAAAATGGAGCAAACAATTGAGTCTATTTCTGCTAGTTACGGGAATGAGTCATGGGAAACAACATTAAACGTAGCCACGAATTTAGTAGCAACGAAACAAGCTTCTATCTATGTCTTTACCGATTCCCTCGATAGAGATTTGCTGCCAGCTCGCGAAAATATAGAATGGCATGTGCAAGCAAATACGAAACAATTGGCGAATGTGTCGCTTGATAAGTTTGTTGCATCCACCAAAAACGATCAAATTACTGCTGTTGCGAAAATCGTCAATGACTCGGATGAAGAAGTCAGTGGAAACTTCCTGTTGCGTAACGGTGAAAACGATCAAATTCTCTTGCGAGAATCCTTCACAATTGCTCCTCATGACGCTGCACAAGTGGTAGTTGAAACGCCGAAGCAAGTTGCAGTTCTTGAAGGAGTAGTAGATGTAAAAGATGATTATCCAGTGGATAATCAAATGACCACTATTTTAGAAGCAAGTACCTCGGAAATAGTAGTGGATGCAGATTTACATACACTCCTGACAAAAGGTTTAGAAGCAATCGGAAAATACCCGATAAGTAAAACAAAAGATTCGCTCTACACCAATGCAGAAAAGCAAGTTATTATGACAAATGATGAAGGGATGCTACAACAATCGTCGCTCCCTGGTGTATTAATTGGTCGAACAGATCAAGAAAGAATCGAAGTAGAGGGAGAAATTGAAACAACAAACTCATCTCTTTTTGCGTTTGCTGATTTTTCCGATGTCTACGTGGCAAGTATATATCCGTCATTTGAAGGATTCAATACACTAGCAACAATCGATGGTCACCCATTTATACAACAATCACCGAGAGGAGATGTGATTGTTCTCACGGATATCGATCAGACAGATTGGGCATTACATCCGTCATTTCCACTCTTTTTGTGGAATATGACAAATGAACTGAGCTTAGCCAATCAATCACTTGGCATTTTTCAACCAAATGAAAAAAGATCTGTTTCAATCGAAAAACAATCATCTGATCTTGAATTGTTCACTTGGGGAAATGAACTATTGGCAACTATTCCAGAAGGTAGTGCATTTCAAGCCCCTGCAAAACCTGGAGTCTATCGCGTCGTTACAGCAAATGATGAGAAAACCTTTACGGTATTACTGCCAGCTAGTGAGAAAACAATAACAACTGGCAGAACATTTGTTCAAGGCTCTGTGAAAGAATCGACGAAAGCAGTCACCACATCCAATTCTTTCTTAATGGCAATTGTTCTTTTACTTGTTTTATTAATGGCATTAGAGTGGGAGGTGCAGCGACGACGTGGATTTACGACTTGA